AAACCTTAAAATCCCCGTCATACTGACGACGCTTCTCCAACATCGTGAACACCTCCTTAAAATCAAATATACATCAGACCTTATTTCAGTGTCCACTCTTTCGGGGGAAGCTCAGTCTTGACCTACAAAGAATAATTTTCTCATTCCGGCTTGTAGATAAGGGTCAGGCGGCCCGATTTGGAGCCGGAAGTGATGCGGGCGTGGTAGATTCCGGCAGGAAGATTTTTTGGTTTCCAGACAGTGTGGGCGGTATAGGTACCGGAGGGACTGTCATACTCCCAGACCTTGAGGCCGGAGGTAGCGTAGATTTGAAGACGCCATCCCGAGGAATCGGAAGGTGTGAAAGCGATGATGGTGGAATCCAAGAACGGATTGGGGTTGGCGAAGAGGAGCAGCGAGTCGCTATTTAAAGTATCCTCCGGCTTTCCGATGACAATGTTCTTGAACTCGCCGCCATAGTACGAGGCGGCCTCAATATCGACCAATCTAATCTCGGAATCAGCCTGCAGAATCTCGCCATTAGGGATGACATCGTGACCGAAGGAATAAAGTAACACCCTGGTCTGAGAATTGACATATCCAGACTCAATCTCCAAGTCCTGGGAATTCGATGTGAGAGATACATCAATTATGCCCTCGAGAACGACATGGAGAGCGCCGACTGGATGGGGAGCAGAAATAGAAATTATGCCGCTGTCAACGGCAACGAAAAGCGGTTCGTAAATCGACGATGGTACCGGTATGGCATCCCCCACAATGATTCGCACGAGATAGACAAAATCGGCTAACTCCAGGGGAATTCCGTTGCCATTAATATCAGTGGCGGCGGTTGGTCCGTCAATATTTATGGTGAAAGCGCCGACCTGACCGACGACGAAATAAATACTGAAGGCAACGGCATCACCAATTTCGAATGGCAAGCCATTAAGATTAATGTCGCCGCGGGTGTCTATCGAATCGGCGCAGATGATTTGAACGCCGCCATTGTGGAAATCGACATATCGTCTAACCGGTTGTTGCTCATCGCTTGAATCGCAGGCGCTATTGGCGCCGGTGTAAGAAGGGAAAGGGTTATTAAATTCAACTCTTCTCTCGAATGGATCCCATACATAGCGGGAGATGCCGTATTGATAGGGGTCATATATTTCCAGGGTGTCGTCCCGATAGACCACTTGATTGTCGCTGCAATCTATCCAAAAGAAATTAATGGGGATAAACTGACATTCGAGAGTCCGGTCATTGGAAACCAGAAAGTCGAGAGTGAAAAGAGTGGTGCTATCGGGGATTCGGTGTTCAAGGGGGTGATGAGGACCATCATTCTGGTCTGCCATACAGACAAACCGGATCTGCCCGGTCGGACATCTGGAATCACATCCCGGAAGCGGTCCATATCGATAGACAAAGTACTCCCATTCAAAGTCGCCGGGCCTGTCGTAAAGAGGACCTCTGGTTGCCCCCATGAAAGCGAGCGGATAGGAATCATATCCAATAGTGAAATCAAGGTAATATATTCGTTCTTTGCCGGCGATTTTAGTAACGGGAACAAGAGTGTGCTGTCCCTGCAGGACATCGCGGACGGTACCGATTTTAAAAGCGAGAACGGTGTCTTTCACCCCGCCGACATCGGTGCCGGCAAAATAGTCGGCGCCGCGATATGGGTAGAGCAGTTTTCGCTCGTCACCACATCCGTTCAATAAAAATAGAGATGCCAGGACGATAAGCCCGATGAATTTTATTGCCCGTATCATTTTGCCTTACATCGAAGAGAAATATTCTAATATTCCCTAAAACCCAATTGAAAGTCCCCCATGAAAATAAACCCCCTCTGTGCTAAGGCTCATGCGCGTTGGATTGGGGGCATCAACCAGCCAGTACCGCTCGTTTTCATCTTTGAGGTCATCGGTCCGGAAATCTCGGTA
The Candidatus Zixiibacteriota bacterium genome window above contains:
- a CDS encoding T9SS type A sorting domain-containing protein, whose translation is MIRAIKFIGLIVLASLFLLNGCGDERKLLYPYRGADYFAGTDVGGVKDTVLAFKIGTVRDVLQGQHTLVPVTKIAGKERIYYLDFTIGYDSYPLAFMGATRGPLYDRPGDFEWEYFVYRYGPLPGCDSRCPTGQIRFVCMADQNDGPHHPLEHRIPDSTTLFTLDFLVSNDRTLECQFIPINFFWIDCSDNQVVYRDDTLEIYDPYQYGISRYVWDPFERRVEFNNPFPSYTGANSACDSSDEQQPVRRYVDFHNGGVQIICADSIDTRGDINLNGLPFEIGDAVAFSIYFVVGQVGAFTINIDGPTAATDINGNGIPLELADFVYLVRIIVGDAIPVPSSIYEPLFVAVDSGIISISAPHPVGALHVVLEGIIDVSLTSNSQDLEIESGYVNSQTRVLLYSFGHDVIPNGEILQADSEIRLVDIEAASYYGGEFKNIVIGKPEDTLNSDSLLLFANPNPFLDSTIIAFTPSDSSGWRLQIYATSGLKVWEYDSPSGTYTAHTVWKPKNLPAGIYHARITSGSKSGRLTLIYKPE